In Gigantopelta aegis isolate Gae_Host chromosome 14, Gae_host_genome, whole genome shotgun sequence, the following proteins share a genomic window:
- the LOC121388482 gene encoding zinc finger protein ZFAT-like: MKTETDDTHSCGICKTALTTLSDFLIHKLQHIGHGKGLGCELCGLGYNRASPLQDHYRRKHGLEIFAKRPLVKTAASLSKEMHKATSATTVSSSVCSSTTTTSPALKHLLSTPFIGSCRNPSLPLLPEDIVFEEKLPSASRNLQSAKDKLTAAQFSSLSNKIKLTPAESKIKSAANLILSECEAGSSDADSMDNGIDLASHDRHLSSADPNLLSADVTQMLSADTNLTSAIVNLPSADVNVISSRVTLLSSSSNTNLKSTNVNLSSADVNSSSVNVNLPSATTHLPSDVHLSSSAEYHLSSTEVPLPDGHSEENISSEVNLCDVGPADLVTSDVMFSDHSVDISSTAAPLTEENLNTVIEKSVLERSNKMPPSKTIHVVISKTGVDENCTDNDNSCSAQEMVETDPECDRAPAHPDADSCHDSVQNNIKYDGSNDIIQKTSKLQNGESCSKPDFHFILLANLVKGRVMSYRRNQFKCLHCSYKTTWINSLIKHMKTFHEDMMSIHEHIEVKSVDTNPDRRLVKMSTYNAELRNLKKNSRNKRHRGVEKQDRLGEFSCKTCDKTFNRLRYLRKHMQVHRIEKKHLCDECGKSFKTRSYLISHHRVHKTKEYRCSQCDFRSSINAVIHAHRQLHHEDSVLCDICGFAYNDKSTLKKHKLVHDPSRPHACSFPGCTWRFKSEVMCLAHVRAHTSEGKFQCSLCSYVFRQNHHLQRHIATVHGIRKSPMKGNHKKSDQTEEQEEEEEEDDDDDDSSSVRLILDYSQMDVDNFPSVLQNGQLVIATDSEGNTVNYEVADITMNVAVMPRDEDDRNQTTDGQAVLIPNYDCGQIIFQGSEMT; encoded by the exons ATGAAAACGGAAACAGACGACACTCATTCCTGTGGGATATGCAAGACTGCTTTAACAACACTTTCAGATTTCTTAATCCATAAGTTACAGC ATATTGGACATGGCAAAGGTTTGGGTTGTGAGCTGTGTGGCCTTGGATACAACCGAGCATCTCCCCTACAAGATCACTACAGACGTAAACATGGCCTGGAAATATTTGCTAAACGTCCATTGGTCAAGACAGCTGCTTCACTGTCGAAAGAAATGCACAAAGCGACTTCAGCCACAACTGTTTCCTCATCTGTTTGTTCTTCCACCACAACTACATCACcagcattaaaacatttattatcaaCTCCATTCATAGGCTCATGTAGAAATCCTAGTCTGCCCTTGCTTCCAGAAGACATTGTTTTTGAGGAGAAGTTGCCGTCTGCGAGCAGAAACTTGCAGTCTGCTAAAGATAAGTTAACTGCTGCACAGTTCAGTTCGTTGtcgaataaaataaaactaacacCAGCCGAGTCAAAAATTAAGTCTGCAGCAAATTTGATTTTGTCTGAATGTGAAGCAGGGTCTAGTGATGCAGATTCTATGGACAATGGAATTGATTTAGCTTCTCATGACAGGCATCTGTCATCTGCTGATCCGAACTTACTGTCTGCTGATGTCACCCAGATGTTATCTGCCGACACAAATCTCACGTCTGCTATTGTAAATTTGCCATCTGCTGATGTAAATGTGATCTCTTCTAGAGTAACTTTGTTATCTTCCAGTTCGAACACTAATTTGAAGTCTACCAATGTAAATTTGTCTTCTGCAGATGTAAATTCTTCATCTGTCAATGTCAATTTGCCGTCTGCTACAACACATTTGCCTTCTGATGTTCATTTGTCATCGTCTGCTGAATATCATTTATCATCAACAGAAGTACCACTACCTGATGGACATTCAGAAGAAAACATATCCTCTGAAGTGAACCTTTGTGATGTTGGACCGGCTGATCTGGTTACCTCTGACGTAATGTTCAGTGATCATTCCGTGGACATATCATCTACAGCTGCACCTTTAACTGAAGAGAACTTGAACACTGTCATCGAAAAGTCTGTCTTGGAGAGATCCAATAAAATGCCCCCATCAAAGACAATTCATGTTGTGATCTCCAAGACTGGAGTTGATGAGAATTGCACGGATAATGATAATAGCTGTAGTGCACAGGAGATGGTGGAAACAGACCCAGAATGTGATAGGGCACCAGCACATCCAGATGCAGATAGTTGCCATGATAGTGTTCAGAACAATATCAAATATGATGGGTCCAATGATATCATCCAAAAAACATCCAAGCTTCAAAATGGAGAAAGCTGTTCTAAGCCagattttcattttattcttttaGCTAACCTCGTGAAAGGACGGGTGATGAGTTACCGTAGAAACCAGTTTAAGTGTCTGCACTGCAGTTACAAGACCACGTGGATCAATTCTCTGATCAAGCATATGAAAACGTTTCACGAGGACATGATGTCCATCCACGAACACATCGAGGTGAAATCTGTGGACACCAATCCCGACCGGAGACTGGTGAAAATGTCCACCTACAATGCAGAGTTGCGTAACCTGAAGAAAAACTCGAGGAATAAACGACACAGAGGGGTAGAAAAGCAAGACCGTCTGGGAGAGTTCTCGTGCAAAACGTGTGACAAGACGTTCAACAGACTGCGGTATTTGAGAAAGCACATGCAGGTGCACCGCATTGAGAAGAAACATCTCTGCGACGAGTGCGGCAAGTCGTTTAAGACGCGATCATATCTCATATCGCACCACCGCGTCCACAAGACGAAGGAGTACCGGTGCAGCCAGTGCGACTTCCGGTCGTCAATCAACGCTGTGATCCACGCCCACCGTCAGCTCCATCACGAGGACAGCGTTCTGTGCGACATCTGCGGCTTCGCATACAACGACAAATCCACGCTGAAGAAACACAAGCTCGTGCACGACCCCTCCCGGCCGCATGCGTGCAGCTTCCCAGGATGCACCTGGCGATTCAAGAGCGAGGTCATGTGTCTGGCCCACGTGAGGGCACACACATCAGAGGGCAAGTTCCAGTGTTCATTGTGCAGCTACGTATTTCGACAGAACCACCATCTGCAGCGCCACATCGCCACCGTTCACGGAATCCGGAAATCACCCATGAAGGGTAACCACAAAAAGTCTGATCAGACTGAGGAGCaggaggaggaagaagaagaagatgatgatgatgacgactcTAGTAGCGTTCGTCTGATTTTGGATTATTCGCAGATGGACGTGGATAACTTCCCCTCCGTATTGCAAAATGGTCAGCTGGTGATCGCGACCGACAGTGAGGGCAACACGGTTAATTACGAAGTGGCAGACATCACGATGAATGTGGCTGTGATGCCACGGGACGAGGATGATCGAAATCAAACCACAGACGGGCAGGCGGTGCTAATTCCAAACTACGACTGCGGACAGATCATTTTTCAAGGGTCTGAAATGACGTGA